A window from Citrus sinensis cultivar Valencia sweet orange chromosome 5, DVS_A1.0, whole genome shotgun sequence encodes these proteins:
- the LOC102610662 gene encoding cytochrome P450 CYP82D47-like, with translation MYLFDPTFLLPLGTWEKVRLMDGTHVPFTPTVFITGFFTLFLLVYSLLWLSRRHRNSIDKKPVPEPGGAWPLIGHLHLLGGQKPAYVTLGNIAEKCGPIFMIKLGMHRALIVSNWEIAKECFTTNDKVFSNRIKALAPEILGYNYAMFGFSPYGPYWRQIRKIATLEVLSNHRLEMLKHVRESEVRTSMKELYDEWMKHSDGSGKALVEMKERFNALTLNVATRMVVGKRLFVGGTGKTNHEEIDEENDRCRKAIRKFSELTGGFAIADAVPFLRWLDLDGCEKSMRGTAKELDQILEGWLKEHKQKRISSDDQVIKDENDFMDVMISVLAEADEEIPSFDADTITKATCLALILGGTDTTMVTLTWALTLILNHGDVLKKAQDELDTHIGRERQVNESDTKKLVYLQAIVKETLRLYPATPLSVPHESIEDCTIAGYHVPAGTRLFVNIPKIQRDPNVWEKPNEFRPERFLTTHKDIDVRGQNFELIPFGSGRRGCPGISFALQVLLLTLASLLHGFEFATPGDEPLDMSEGVGLTNLKATPLQVLLTPRLHAPLFE, from the exons ATGTATTTATTTGATCCAACTTTCCTTCTACCACTTGGAACCTGGGAGAAAGTTCGGTTAATGGACGGTACTCATGTTCCTTTCACGCCAACTGTTTTTATTACTGGCTTTTTCactttgtttttgcttgtttaCTCTCTACTATGGTTATCAAGACGGCACAGAAACTCAATCGACAAGAAACCGGTGCCGGAGCCTGGTGGTGCATGGCCTTTGATTGGTCACCTCCACCTGTTAGGGGGCCAAAAACCAGCTTATGTCACCTTGGGCAACATCGCCGAAAAGTGCGGTCCGATCTTCATGATCAAGCTGGGTATGCATAGAGCTTTGATTGTTAGCAACTGGGAGATTGCTAAAGAGTGCTTCACTACAAATGACAAAGTTTTTTCCAACCGCATAAAAGCTCTAGCACCAGAGATCTTGGGCTACAACTACGCCATGTTTGGCTTCAGCCCTTACGGTCCTTACTGGCGTCAAATCCGCAAGATTGCCACACTAGAGGTTCTCTCAAATCACCGCCTGGAAATGCTGAAACATGTCCGAGAATCTGAGGTGAGAACGTCCATGAAAGAACTGTATGATGAATGGATGAAGCACAGTGATGGTTCAGGCAAGGCCTTGGTTGAGATGAAGGAAAGATTTAACGCACTGACCTTAAATGTCGCTACAAGAATGGTTGTGGGGAAAAGATTATTCGTGGGAGGGACTGGTAAAACAAATCATGAAGAGATTGATGAAGAGAATGATCGGTGTCGAAAGgcaataagaaaattttcggAATTAACTGGGGGTTTTGCAATTGCCGATGCCGTTCCATTTTTGAGATGGTTGGATTTAGATGGATGTGAGAAGAGCATGAGGGGGACAGCCAAAGAGCTTGACCAAATTCTTGAAGGCTGGTTAAAAGAGCATAAGCAGAAGAGGATTTCAAGCGATGATCAGGTGATCAAGGATGAGAATGACTTCATGGACGTGATGATATCCGTTCTTGCCGAAGCTGATGAAGAGATCCCTAGTTTTGATGCCGATACGATCACCAAAGCAACGTGCCTG GCCCTTATATTGGGGGGTACGGACACCACCATGGTTACATTGACATGGGCTCTGACTTTAATACTCAACCACGGTGACGTTTTGAAGAAAGCCCAAGACGAACTAGATACCCATATTGGTAGAGAAAGACAAGTGAATGAATCtgatacaaaaaaattagtttactTACAAGCTATAGTTAAGGAAACTCTTCGCTTATATCCTGCCACGCCCCTCTCTGTACCACATGAATCCATCGAAGACTGCACCATAGCCGGCTATCATGTGCCTGCCGGCACACGTCTGTTTGTTAATATTCCAAAGATTCAACGAGATCCAAATGTGTGGGAAAAGCCTAATGAGTTTCGACCAGAAAGGTTTCTGACAACGCACAAAGATATTGATGTTAGGggacaaaattttgaattgataCCCTTTGGCTCCGGAAGAAGAGGGTGCCCTGGAATCTCTTTTGCCCTTCAAGTGTTGCTACTAACACTCGCTAGTTTGTTGCATGGATTTGAATTTGCAACTCCAGGGGATGAACCACTTGACATGAGTGAGGGAGTGGGGTTGACTAACCTTAAGGCCACTCCGCTTCAAGTCCTTCTCACTCCTCGACTTCATGCTccattatttgaataa